One region of Arthrobacter sp. StoSoilB22 genomic DNA includes:
- a CDS encoding SRPBCC domain-containing protein, whose amino-acid sequence MTNNLSVVVNADAQQVWTMLREPSLVAQWHGWEADDLTDEIKQIYFNTDVVEGPDHTSLTVNGGDIFELHPVSGGTEVKVTRAALDHNSEWADWDEDITQGWLTFLHQLRFALERHPHGHRRTHFLSLPGKGGPAIEKLGLGDLPPVGEEYSLTLATGEKISGKVWFKSRHQVGLTVHSYAEHGDGLLIVAEQLPIPEKRPDGGSMVIASTYDLGAHTLADIRSSWDNWKAEKYGS is encoded by the coding sequence ATGACGAACAATCTGAGCGTTGTGGTTAATGCCGACGCGCAGCAGGTTTGGACAATGCTGCGCGAACCGTCGCTGGTGGCTCAATGGCACGGCTGGGAAGCTGACGATCTCACCGACGAAATCAAACAAATCTACTTCAACACCGATGTGGTGGAGGGGCCCGATCACACAAGCCTGACCGTCAACGGCGGTGACATTTTTGAGCTCCACCCGGTCTCCGGAGGCACCGAAGTGAAGGTCACACGGGCCGCCTTGGACCACAATTCGGAATGGGCGGACTGGGACGAGGACATCACCCAGGGCTGGCTCACGTTCCTGCACCAGCTGCGTTTCGCCTTGGAACGGCACCCCCACGGGCACCGCAGGACGCACTTCCTGTCCCTGCCCGGCAAAGGCGGGCCTGCGATCGAAAAATTGGGGCTCGGTGATCTTCCACCCGTTGGGGAGGAATACTCGCTCACGCTAGCCACCGGGGAGAAGATCTCCGGCAAGGTGTGGTTCAAGAGCCGGCACCAAGTGGGCCTCACCGTTCACAGCTACGCCGAGCACGGGGACGGGCTGCTGATCGTGGCCGAGCAACTGCCCATTCCGGAGAAAAGGCCCGACGGCGGCTCCATGGTGATTGCCTCCACTTACGATTTGGGGGCCCACACTTTGGCGGACATCCGGTCCTCGTGGGACAACTGGAAAGCTGAGAAGTACGGGTCCTAG
- a CDS encoding DUF6707 family protein: MTHSPATQQYREKQAGDLQPGDFVFPPGDGPAEEIAAVEVQNDDYGVAALLLVTMVDGGTVRIATGSSVPVGDGVPADSGADSSASDSSADAALNATTASESGHSRTSTPAEGDAQARAGAAVVVPPRPETPPTYTGPTAEELALIPEPDGTPEGVVRAAAANHKGKNGVQVLAERLAKGINTKSGSCLRDLSDLAFDLCIVLRDPDHALAVADLLNVLPFDGNLDRWASIERALALSSFICREAGQSERAAVYEKLLRAPESQEEDPFKARINARVRQRSLNEPNLYDKEIFRAIDNGNREAEREWRFLRLEALMFLRAHGGSKTIGEEELARRIGNELESVRA, from the coding sequence ATGACTCACAGCCCAGCCACACAGCAGTACAGAGAAAAGCAGGCTGGGGACCTGCAGCCCGGCGATTTTGTGTTCCCGCCCGGGGATGGCCCGGCCGAGGAAATCGCCGCCGTTGAGGTGCAAAACGACGATTACGGCGTAGCAGCGCTGCTGCTGGTAACAATGGTGGACGGCGGCACGGTGCGGATCGCTACAGGGTCCAGTGTTCCTGTGGGCGACGGTGTTCCGGCCGACTCCGGCGCGGACTCAAGCGCCTCGGACTCCTCCGCCGACGCAGCCCTGAACGCCACCACCGCTTCCGAGTCCGGCCACTCCCGCACCAGCACCCCCGCGGAAGGCGACGCCCAAGCGCGAGCCGGAGCCGCCGTCGTCGTGCCTCCCCGCCCGGAGACCCCACCAACGTACACCGGCCCCACCGCCGAGGAGCTTGCGCTCATTCCGGAGCCCGACGGCACACCCGAAGGCGTGGTCCGTGCCGCGGCCGCCAACCACAAGGGCAAGAACGGCGTGCAGGTCCTGGCGGAACGGCTGGCGAAGGGCATCAACACCAAATCCGGGAGCTGCCTCCGGGACCTCAGTGATCTTGCCTTCGACCTGTGCATCGTGCTGCGCGATCCGGACCACGCCCTGGCCGTGGCCGATCTGCTGAACGTGCTGCCCTTTGACGGCAACCTGGACCGCTGGGCCTCGATCGAACGGGCGCTGGCGTTGTCCAGTTTCATCTGCCGCGAAGCCGGCCAATCCGAGCGCGCCGCTGTGTACGAGAAACTGCTGCGTGCGCCCGAGTCCCAGGAAGAAGACCCCTTCAAGGCCCGGATCAACGCCCGCGTGCGCCAGCGCTCACTCAACGAACCCAACCTGTATGACAAGGAAATCTTCCGTGCGATCGACAATGGGAATCGTGAGGCCGAGCGCGAATGGCGGTTCCTCCGGCTTGAAGCGCTAATGTTCCTGCGCGCCCACGGGGGCTCCAAGACCATCGGCGAGGAAGAGCTGGCCCGGCGGATCGGCAACGAACTGGAATCGGTCCGCGCCTAA
- a CDS encoding NUDIX hydrolase family protein → MSVRTPDPYPGWLSDEDLFEARGRLPMVYVEAVPVRLDPLGYVNEVGTLLQGDADGNMVRYLVSGRVLYRETIRAALLRHMEKDLGPLAFPQLPISPVPFTVAEYFPAPSQTGFTDDRQHAVSLAYVIPVTGECEPRQDALELTWMTPQEVLSDNVQQEFDGGRGNLVRQALAFSGIVL, encoded by the coding sequence ATGAGCGTACGTACACCCGACCCGTATCCAGGCTGGCTTTCTGACGAAGACCTCTTCGAAGCCCGCGGCCGACTCCCCATGGTCTATGTGGAGGCCGTTCCGGTCAGGCTGGATCCGCTTGGCTATGTCAATGAGGTGGGCACACTCCTGCAGGGCGACGCCGACGGAAACATGGTCCGCTACCTCGTCTCCGGCCGCGTTCTGTACCGCGAGACCATCCGCGCAGCACTGCTGCGGCACATGGAAAAGGACCTAGGCCCCTTGGCCTTCCCGCAGCTGCCCATCAGCCCCGTTCCTTTCACGGTGGCCGAGTACTTCCCTGCCCCGTCACAGACAGGCTTCACCGATGACCGCCAGCACGCCGTCTCGCTGGCCTACGTCATCCCCGTCACCGGTGAATGTGAACCGCGCCAGGACGCCCTGGAACTGACGTGGATGACGCCCCAAGAGGTGCTGAGCGATAACGTCCAGCAGGAATTCGACGGCGGTCGCGGGAACCTCGTGCGGCAGGCACTGGCTTTCTCGGGCATCGTTCTCTAG
- a CDS encoding RraA family protein, with protein sequence MSPTLLKDLTDVSYPTIGHFLEDGFVSPAIQSLHANVKIAGPAVTVRIADHDAIAMNHALLALRPGDVLVVDMLGDHHHAPVGAVTAAAALAQGAAAVVVDGMATDVLELRQTGLPVFARGTSCLTTKRLHGTGSAVNVPVRCGGTEVNPGDLVLGDDNGLIVLSPETARDVLERALQSDAAEPAILARIASGEPLESILAL encoded by the coding sequence GTGAGTCCAACACTCCTGAAGGACCTGACCGACGTCAGCTACCCGACCATCGGCCACTTCCTCGAGGACGGATTCGTCTCCCCCGCTATCCAGTCCCTGCATGCAAACGTGAAAATAGCCGGACCTGCCGTCACAGTCCGAATCGCGGACCACGATGCCATCGCCATGAACCACGCACTCCTGGCACTCCGGCCGGGCGACGTCCTGGTGGTGGACATGCTCGGAGACCACCATCATGCGCCCGTGGGGGCCGTCACGGCAGCCGCGGCACTCGCACAAGGTGCTGCCGCCGTCGTGGTTGATGGCATGGCCACTGACGTTCTGGAACTGCGGCAGACAGGTCTGCCGGTGTTTGCCCGCGGGACATCGTGCCTCACTACCAAACGGCTCCATGGCACAGGTTCCGCCGTCAATGTCCCTGTGCGCTGCGGAGGGACAGAGGTCAACCCCGGCGACCTGGTGCTCGGAGACGACAACGGACTGATTGTTCTTTCACCGGAAACTGCCCGGGATGTCCTGGAAAGAGCGCTGCAGTCGGACGCCGCGGAGCCCGCCATCCTTGCCCGCATAGCATCCGGGGAACCGCTCGAGTCGATCCTGGCCCTCTAA
- a CDS encoding RidA family protein, with product MTVTTIGRLAGIPGQAPAVGPFSPAVIANGFVFTSGQIPAITGLDDQPETFEEQVRQTIQNLDGVLEAAGSSLEHVVKVNTYLTSQDQLEEYNRVYAEYFGTAKPARTTVCVSLWGVSLEIECVAVLAQKAEVTP from the coding sequence GTGACCGTCACCACCATCGGGCGCCTGGCCGGTATCCCCGGCCAGGCGCCCGCCGTCGGGCCTTTTTCCCCGGCGGTCATTGCGAACGGTTTTGTGTTCACCTCCGGCCAGATACCGGCCATCACTGGACTGGATGATCAGCCGGAGACCTTCGAAGAACAAGTCCGGCAAACCATCCAGAACCTCGACGGCGTCTTGGAAGCCGCAGGATCCAGCCTGGAGCACGTGGTCAAGGTCAACACCTACTTGACCAGCCAGGACCAACTTGAGGAGTACAACCGCGTGTACGCGGAGTACTTCGGCACCGCCAAACCGGCCCGGACCACCGTGTGCGTGAGCCTGTGGGGCGTGTCCTTGGAAATCGAATGCGTAGCTGTCCTTGCGCAGAAAGCGGAGGTAACCCCGTGA
- a CDS encoding MFS transporter, translated as MAHTVDTASASSSRLDLAKMRKIALASVIGTTVEWYDLFVFGTASALVFNKIFFPSFDPIVGTMLAFGTFASAYIARMVGAIIFGHFGDRLGRKSMLLVSLLTMGAATFAIGLLPDYNSIGIMAPLLLLFLRVIQGLALGGEWGGAVLMTVEHAPPTRRGFYGSLVQVGVPAGTLIANVAFLIVASTVSTEALYSWGWRIPFLASVLLVTVGIYIRLHIEETPSFQAVKTAGAKAKMPFAALMAKYWKQVVLGGVATLSTGSTFTLLVASGVSYGKKELGHSESLMLWVVLASCVLGLFLIPFFGKLSDKFGRKPIIFAGVAAEAALAFPMFWLMDTKSVALLFVAYLAMMTAFCANYGPIATFLAELFGSKVRYSGLSVAYMLSGLLGSAATPFVTTWLLGMTGQSSSIAWYIMAAAGLSLVALFLLTETRYGNIDAVDEAPASAGSTEAAAAR; from the coding sequence ATGGCCCATACGGTAGATACTGCCTCCGCATCATCGTCCAGGCTTGACCTGGCAAAGATGCGCAAGATTGCCCTCGCCAGCGTTATTGGCACCACCGTCGAGTGGTACGACCTTTTCGTCTTCGGGACGGCGTCGGCCCTTGTCTTCAACAAGATCTTCTTCCCCAGCTTTGATCCGATCGTCGGCACCATGCTGGCCTTCGGTACGTTCGCTTCCGCCTACATTGCCCGCATGGTGGGCGCCATCATCTTCGGCCACTTCGGTGACCGATTGGGCCGCAAGTCCATGCTGCTGGTTTCCCTCCTGACCATGGGAGCGGCTACCTTCGCCATCGGCCTGCTGCCCGACTACAACAGCATCGGCATCATGGCGCCACTTCTGTTGCTCTTCCTCCGTGTCATCCAAGGCCTGGCCCTCGGCGGCGAATGGGGCGGTGCCGTGCTCATGACAGTTGAACACGCGCCCCCTACCCGGCGCGGCTTCTACGGTTCACTGGTACAGGTGGGGGTTCCCGCCGGCACCCTGATTGCGAACGTAGCCTTCCTGATTGTTGCCTCCACGGTCAGCACCGAAGCCCTCTATTCATGGGGCTGGCGCATCCCGTTCCTGGCCTCAGTCCTCCTTGTCACTGTGGGCATCTACATCCGCCTGCACATCGAGGAAACTCCGTCGTTCCAGGCAGTCAAGACCGCCGGCGCCAAGGCGAAAATGCCGTTCGCTGCGCTGATGGCCAAGTATTGGAAGCAGGTTGTCCTCGGCGGCGTCGCAACCCTGTCCACGGGCAGCACGTTCACCCTGCTGGTAGCCTCCGGCGTCTCCTACGGCAAGAAGGAACTCGGCCACTCCGAGAGCCTGATGCTCTGGGTGGTCCTGGCTTCCTGCGTCCTGGGGCTGTTCCTCATCCCGTTCTTCGGAAAGCTATCGGACAAGTTCGGGCGCAAGCCCATCATCTTCGCCGGTGTTGCTGCCGAGGCCGCCCTCGCGTTCCCGATGTTCTGGCTCATGGACACCAAGTCGGTGGCACTGCTGTTCGTGGCCTACCTGGCCATGATGACCGCGTTCTGCGCCAACTATGGACCCATCGCCACCTTCCTGGCCGAGCTCTTCGGGTCCAAGGTCCGCTACTCCGGCCTGTCGGTGGCCTACATGCTGTCCGGCCTCCTAGGCAGCGCCGCCACCCCGTTCGTCACTACCTGGTTGTTGGGCATGACGGGGCAGAGCTCCTCGATCGCCTGGTACATCATGGCCGCGGCCGGACTGTCCTTGGTTGCACTCTTCCTACTGACCGAGACCCGGTACGGCAACATCGACGCCGTCGATGAGGCACCGGCGTCCGCTGGCTCCACGGAAGCCGCGGCAGCGCGGTGA
- a CDS encoding helix-turn-helix domain-containing protein gives MHNSETSGHAVRWTELVDQLEGRLDTLAQAFTTRVREIPEYGESQVTVLEIQETARETFRRLISGLRNGRTDSRDGLLDFASDLGSKRARAGIPPESLTSAVRLDFSILWAELLEIAPTEDAALLATRVDQVWSVVDEFATRTHTSYLTERVRMAQEESSIQREFIARLFNQSTPSQETSAQVASALGINPESRFALVAASGEPGARLRAATSQFGSGQHSRQRLFLHESGGNTYVFWALPATRTRGPEPRGETRSPEPDSQQLPPGVVNVPCGYVPEVLGLRALPGAARTAESLAALLRPRDAGPLSAESAWARLAQQNLQDAGLDLAAELEEALAECRGGERERLLETVRNYLATGNVTVTSEQLFCHRNTILNRLNRFQELTGIDLAVPAKTARLVVAWA, from the coding sequence ATGCACAATTCCGAGACATCCGGGCACGCCGTTCGTTGGACTGAACTGGTGGATCAGCTTGAAGGCCGGCTGGACACCCTGGCCCAAGCCTTCACCACGAGGGTCCGCGAGATCCCCGAGTACGGCGAAAGCCAGGTGACGGTCCTGGAAATCCAGGAGACCGCACGGGAGACATTCCGGCGGCTAATCAGCGGCTTGAGGAATGGCAGGACGGACAGCCGTGATGGCCTGCTCGACTTCGCTTCCGACCTTGGATCCAAGCGAGCAAGGGCCGGCATTCCGCCGGAGTCCCTCACCTCTGCCGTCCGGTTGGACTTCAGCATTCTCTGGGCCGAGCTGCTGGAGATCGCCCCCACCGAGGACGCCGCGTTGCTGGCCACACGGGTGGACCAGGTATGGAGTGTGGTGGACGAATTCGCCACCCGGACGCACACGAGCTACCTGACCGAGCGCGTCAGGATGGCCCAGGAAGAATCAAGCATTCAGCGCGAGTTCATTGCCCGCCTCTTCAACCAGAGCACCCCCTCGCAGGAAACCTCCGCGCAAGTGGCTTCGGCTTTGGGCATCAATCCTGAATCACGCTTCGCCTTGGTAGCGGCCAGCGGTGAACCTGGTGCACGGCTGCGGGCAGCAACGTCCCAGTTCGGATCAGGACAGCACTCCCGGCAGCGGCTGTTCCTCCATGAGTCGGGCGGCAACACGTATGTCTTCTGGGCTCTGCCTGCCACCCGGACCCGCGGTCCGGAACCCCGGGGCGAGACGCGCAGCCCGGAACCCGACAGCCAGCAGCTGCCACCCGGCGTCGTGAACGTCCCCTGCGGCTACGTGCCTGAGGTCCTTGGACTGCGCGCACTTCCCGGAGCGGCCCGCACCGCTGAAAGCCTGGCGGCGCTGCTTCGCCCCCGCGACGCCGGCCCGCTGTCGGCCGAGTCGGCCTGGGCCCGGCTGGCCCAGCAGAACCTGCAGGACGCCGGCCTCGACCTTGCCGCCGAACTCGAAGAGGCTTTGGCGGAGTGCCGGGGCGGCGAGCGCGAACGCCTGCTGGAGACGGTCCGGAACTATCTGGCCACCGGCAATGTCACAGTTACCTCCGAGCAATTGTTTTGCCACCGCAACACCATTCTTAACAGGCTCAATCGATTCCAGGAACTGACGGGAATCGATCTCGCTGTTCCCGCGAAGACGGCCCGGCTGGTAGTGGCCTGGGCATGA
- a CDS encoding MFS transporter has product MASTVSGATDTSPKAVRVVDESVTKKVALAALVGTALEWYDFFLFTTAAALVFNAQFFVSQDPFVAAMGSFATLAVGFVARPIGGFIFGALGDKVGRKKILMVTIVGIGIVTGLIGLLPNYMTIGLAAPILLVALRIVQGLAVGGEWSGAVIIAVENAPVEKRARYAALPQIGSPIGTILSSGGFFGMLFLVGQSNFDAWGWRIPFIAAIPLLAISLWIRSRLSESSEFEALMESGETEHAPIRGVLKNSWRQILVGMCSALLGIGGFYLITSFVVFYGTKVLKLPSELLLLGTLLAAALEIGALIWAGRLGEKFGASKVILWGGVASAAIAVPVFLAIDSRNPVLVVLGMMIGVAVLSIPYAVSGTALTALFATKVRYTGVAITSNTAGVISGFVPLIATALVAANNSFWPGAIILLVVSALTALSGLFLPALSIEEEGMKH; this is encoded by the coding sequence ATGGCAAGCACGGTCAGCGGAGCCACGGACACCAGTCCCAAGGCAGTACGCGTCGTCGATGAAAGCGTCACCAAGAAGGTGGCCCTCGCGGCCCTGGTGGGTACTGCGCTGGAATGGTACGACTTCTTCCTGTTCACCACAGCTGCTGCGCTGGTGTTCAACGCACAGTTCTTCGTTTCCCAAGACCCTTTTGTCGCAGCCATGGGATCCTTCGCTACCTTGGCCGTCGGCTTCGTGGCCCGCCCCATCGGTGGTTTCATCTTCGGCGCCCTGGGTGACAAGGTGGGTCGCAAGAAGATCCTCATGGTCACCATCGTGGGTATCGGCATTGTCACCGGCCTCATCGGTCTGCTTCCGAACTACATGACCATCGGCCTGGCGGCGCCTATTCTCCTGGTGGCCCTGCGCATCGTTCAGGGCCTCGCAGTCGGCGGTGAGTGGAGCGGCGCGGTGATCATCGCCGTCGAGAACGCTCCTGTGGAGAAGCGTGCACGCTACGCGGCCCTGCCGCAGATCGGTTCCCCGATCGGTACCATCCTTTCTTCCGGTGGCTTCTTCGGCATGTTGTTCCTGGTGGGTCAGAGCAACTTTGACGCGTGGGGCTGGCGCATCCCGTTCATCGCCGCGATCCCGCTGCTGGCAATCTCACTCTGGATCCGCAGCCGCCTGAGCGAATCATCCGAATTCGAAGCCCTCATGGAGTCCGGTGAGACCGAACATGCTCCCATCCGTGGAGTTCTGAAGAACAGCTGGCGCCAGATCCTGGTGGGCATGTGCTCGGCGCTGCTCGGCATCGGTGGCTTCTACCTCATCACCAGCTTTGTGGTCTTCTACGGCACCAAGGTGCTCAAGCTGCCCTCCGAACTCCTGCTCTTGGGCACCCTGTTGGCTGCAGCACTTGAGATCGGCGCCCTCATCTGGGCCGGGCGGCTCGGCGAAAAGTTCGGCGCCAGTAAGGTCATCCTGTGGGGCGGTGTTGCCTCGGCCGCTATCGCAGTTCCCGTTTTCCTGGCCATCGACTCCCGCAACCCCGTCCTGGTGGTCCTAGGCATGATGATCGGCGTTGCTGTCCTCTCCATCCCATACGCCGTCTCCGGCACCGCGCTGACTGCCCTGTTCGCCACGAAGGTCCGCTACACCGGCGTCGCCATCACTTCCAACACTGCGGGCGTTATCTCCGGCTTCGTGCCGCTGATCGCCACCGCGCTGGTGGCCGCCAACAACTCCTTCTGGCCCGGCGCCATCATCCTGCTGGTCGTGTCCGCACTGACGGCACTTTCCGGCCTGTTCCTCCCCGCCCTTTCCATCGAAGAAGAAGGAATGAAGCATTGA
- a CDS encoding thiamine pyrophosphate-dependent enzyme: MSTTTAGHLIVGQLERAGVKRVYTVPGESFLDVLDGLHGSPIQNVVARQEGGAGFMALAEGRLTELPGIAMVTRGPGAANAFIAIHTAYQDATPLILFVGLIPVADRGRESFQEFDINAWFGSTAKKVVTLDDAASAARVVDDAIFTALSGRPGPVVIGLPEDVLVHVVENATVEPRRIARPEPAPAELAELTQKLEKARKPLAVVGGEGWTQESGEQLAAWASRHSVPVVADFRAYDAVPHRSDAYAGYLGYGRSDANAQRLDDADLLVFVGCVRGDVLSDGYKRGLDAETVVVNADANLLGHFGRVDQHIIADVAAFATALAGTHAAGERQEGWFASARAEQLTFSTPRPDGGIGVDLGVAMEVLTKEMADDAVLTFGAGNHALWPARYLGHNSANSLAAPRNGAMGMGIPAAVAASLAYPGRQVISVAGDGCFMMNGQEIATAMGYGAAFIVLVVDNGIFATIREHQEAHYPDRPSGTHMTNPDFAALARSYGGYGERVERTEDFAAAFRRAVDSGLPALLHLPQDPTTRSPKTSTN, translated from the coding sequence TTGAGCACAACCACTGCCGGCCACTTGATTGTTGGCCAACTGGAACGGGCAGGCGTCAAGCGCGTCTACACCGTGCCGGGTGAGAGCTTCCTCGACGTCCTGGATGGCCTGCACGGTTCGCCGATCCAGAACGTGGTGGCCCGCCAGGAAGGCGGCGCCGGATTCATGGCACTGGCCGAAGGCCGGCTCACTGAGCTTCCCGGCATCGCCATGGTGACCCGTGGCCCGGGCGCAGCCAATGCCTTCATCGCCATACACACCGCCTACCAGGATGCCACTCCGCTGATCCTGTTCGTCGGCCTGATCCCGGTGGCCGACCGTGGCCGCGAGTCGTTCCAGGAGTTCGACATCAACGCCTGGTTCGGCAGCACAGCCAAGAAAGTAGTGACGCTCGACGACGCAGCTTCCGCCGCCCGCGTGGTGGACGACGCCATCTTCACCGCCCTCAGCGGACGCCCCGGACCCGTGGTGATCGGCCTGCCGGAGGACGTGCTGGTGCATGTGGTGGAGAACGCCACCGTCGAACCCCGCAGGATTGCCCGTCCAGAGCCGGCCCCCGCGGAGCTGGCTGAGCTGACCCAGAAGCTGGAGAAGGCACGCAAGCCGCTGGCCGTCGTCGGCGGTGAAGGCTGGACCCAGGAGTCCGGCGAGCAGCTGGCCGCCTGGGCGAGCCGACACAGCGTCCCGGTGGTTGCCGATTTCAGGGCTTACGACGCCGTTCCCCACCGCAGTGACGCCTACGCCGGCTACTTGGGCTACGGCCGCAGCGACGCCAACGCCCAGCGCCTGGACGACGCCGATCTGCTCGTTTTTGTGGGCTGTGTCCGCGGCGACGTCCTCTCCGATGGCTACAAACGCGGACTCGACGCCGAGACCGTCGTGGTCAACGCCGACGCAAACCTCCTGGGCCACTTCGGCCGGGTGGACCAGCACATCATCGCGGACGTCGCCGCGTTCGCCACCGCGTTGGCTGGCACTCATGCGGCTGGCGAACGCCAGGAAGGCTGGTTCGCCAGCGCCCGCGCCGAGCAGCTCACCTTCTCCACGCCCCGGCCCGACGGCGGTATCGGTGTGGACCTGGGCGTCGCCATGGAGGTCCTCACAAAGGAAATGGCCGACGACGCCGTCCTCACCTTCGGTGCGGGAAACCACGCCCTGTGGCCCGCCCGGTACCTGGGCCACAACTCGGCCAACTCCTTGGCCGCTCCGCGCAACGGGGCCATGGGCATGGGCATTCCCGCAGCCGTGGCAGCCTCGCTGGCATATCCCGGCCGTCAGGTCATTTCCGTGGCCGGCGACGGCTGCTTCATGATGAACGGCCAGGAAATCGCCACGGCCATGGGCTACGGCGCCGCGTTCATCGTCTTGGTGGTGGACAACGGCATCTTCGCCACCATCCGCGAACATCAGGAAGCGCATTACCCGGACCGGCCCTCAGGTACGCACATGACCAACCCGGACTTCGCCGCACTCGCCCGTTCCTACGGCGGCTACGGCGAGCGGGTGGAGCGAACGGAAGACTTCGCGGCCGCGTTCCGCCGCGCCGTCGACTCCGGCCTCCCGGCCCTGTTGCACTTGCCGCAGGACCCCACCACGCGTTCCCCCAAGACTTCAACCAACTGA
- a CDS encoding gamma-aminobutyraldehyde dehydrogenase, with amino-acid sequence MIQLQNIINGESVDAAASLPFFDPATGQQIGTAPDSDAAAVDAAFQAAAAAFKSYKRTTPGTRQSLLLQLADLIEANVDRLLEAEVACTGKPAALTKELEILRGADQLRFFAGACRVVSGTAQTEYVEGFSSTIRREPIGVVAQITPWNYPFMMAIWKIGPALAAGNTLVLKPADTTPWSTLVLGELAQQVYPAGVVNIVCGGREAGAAMVEHDIPEMVSITGSTRAGAQVMSAASKTLKDVHLELGGKAPAVVFADVDIQRTASEIALAAFFNAGQDCTAVTRVLVHQDIHTEFAAALADAAAALKVGSDLGPLNSAAQLDRVEGFMSRLPANARVLAGGKRTGTGFHFEPTVIDGVFQTDEVVCDEIFGPVLTVQPFATEEEAIELANGTKYALASSVWSENHGVVTRVSMELDFGAVWINCHQVIPAEAPHGGFKHSGTGKDLSVYGLEDYTRIKSVTTSHR; translated from the coding sequence GTGATCCAGCTTCAGAACATCATCAACGGCGAGTCCGTGGACGCCGCGGCCAGCCTGCCGTTCTTCGACCCCGCCACGGGCCAGCAGATCGGCACCGCGCCGGACAGTGACGCTGCCGCCGTCGACGCCGCCTTCCAGGCCGCTGCCGCAGCTTTCAAGAGCTACAAGCGCACGACGCCGGGAACGCGCCAGTCGCTGCTGTTGCAGCTGGCCGACCTCATCGAGGCGAACGTTGACCGTCTGCTCGAGGCTGAGGTGGCCTGCACCGGAAAGCCTGCCGCACTCACCAAAGAGCTTGAAATCCTGCGCGGCGCGGACCAACTGCGCTTCTTCGCCGGGGCATGCCGGGTGGTTTCCGGTACGGCCCAGACCGAATACGTGGAGGGTTTTTCTTCCACCATCAGGCGCGAACCCATTGGTGTGGTGGCCCAGATTACGCCGTGGAACTACCCGTTCATGATGGCCATCTGGAAGATTGGTCCGGCCCTGGCTGCGGGCAACACCTTGGTCCTCAAGCCTGCCGACACCACCCCCTGGTCCACCCTGGTCCTGGGTGAGCTGGCACAGCAGGTTTACCCGGCAGGCGTAGTGAACATCGTGTGCGGCGGCCGCGAGGCCGGTGCCGCGATGGTGGAGCATGACATCCCGGAGATGGTCTCCATTACGGGCTCCACCCGGGCCGGTGCGCAGGTCATGTCCGCGGCGTCCAAAACCCTCAAGGATGTCCACCTGGAGCTGGGCGGCAAGGCGCCCGCTGTGGTGTTTGCCGACGTCGATATCCAGCGGACCGCCAGCGAAATCGCCCTGGCTGCCTTCTTCAACGCCGGGCAGGACTGTACTGCGGTGACCCGCGTCCTGGTCCACCAGGATATTCATACGGAGTTCGCGGCTGCCCTGGCTGACGCCGCTGCTGCTTTGAAAGTGGGATCGGACCTCGGTCCACTCAATAGTGCCGCGCAGTTGGATCGGGTGGAGGGCTTCATGTCCCGCCTGCCTGCCAACGCCCGCGTCCTCGCCGGCGGCAAGCGCACCGGGACAGGCTTCCACTTTGAGCCGACGGTGATCGACGGCGTCTTCCAGACAGACGAGGTAGTGTGCGACGAAATCTTCGGCCCCGTGCTGACCGTTCAGCCGTTCGCCACCGAGGAGGAAGCGATCGAACTCGCCAACGGCACCAAGTACGCCCTGGCATCCAGCGTGTGGTCCGAGAACCACGGCGTGGTCACTCGTGTGTCCATGGAGCTGGACTTCGGAGCCGTCTGGATCAACTGCCACCAGGTGATCCCGGCCGAAGCACCGCACGGCGGATTCAAGCATTCGGGTACGGGCAAGGACCTCTCTGTCTATGGACTTGAGGACTACACGCGCATCAAGTCCGTCACCACCTCCCACCGCTAG